Proteins encoded by one window of Aspergillus puulaauensis MK2 DNA, chromosome 4, nearly complete sequence:
- a CDS encoding uncharacterized protein (COG:S;~EggNog:ENOG410PZNX) — MSFREKVRKVFRGHKSKQSVSGIKIEYYRRGEVPPSKFKGPFDKEHQKRLAAWSFEEAQKDRRRSLDLSLSPCTTLPDYVDSRGVADTALDQARSRIPKRNLSHGASPAAYHDEFIQDRQATEGSLSSTTAVDPESFSDSTMTLFLDPLDEDPVMKGKTPVRNTSPMIRSVTTPPLPTKGIPMPFAADDLTRALNAVQICS; from the exons ATGAGTTTTCGAGAGAAAGTACGGAAGGTGTTTCGAGGGCACAAATCGAAGCAATCCGTATCAGGAATCAAGATCGAATACTATAGACGTGGCGAGGTTCCGCCATCGAAGTTCAAGGGTCCTTTCGACAAGGAACACCAAAAACGACTGGCCGCATGGTCctttgaagaagctcaaaagGATCGTCGACGATCCCTCGATCTATCCCTGTCGCCTTGTACGACATTACCGGACTACGTTGATTCCCGGGGAGTTGCCGACACGGCTTTAGACCAGGCTCGGTCCCGGATACCGAAGAGGAATCTGTCTCATGGAG CGTCTCCAGCAGCCTACCACGACGAATTTATCCAAGATCGACAGGCAACCGAAGGGTCGCTCTCTTCAACCACAGCGGTTGATCCAGAGAGTTTTAGTGACTCTACCATGACACTTTTCCTTGACCCTCTCGATGAAGACCCGGTAATGAAGGGCAAAACCCCAGTCCGCAACACCTCGCCGATGATTCGATCGGTCACCACGCCACCCCTTCCCACCAAGGGAATACCCATGCCATTCGCCGCCGATGATCTAACCCGAGCGTTGAACGCGGTTCAGATCTGTTCGTAG